The proteins below come from a single Campylobacter sp. CCUG 57310 genomic window:
- a CDS encoding flagellin, with translation MRITNQMMKFNDNYNYQTSMRELHRLNTQLSSGLKIQNSFEDSSIYNDGMRLDYEVATLNQVKDITSKAHHFSLNTDKALKEFKEKLELFKTKLVQAGNQHHSKTSREALANDLQGIKNHLVNIANTSINGQFLFSGSAINTKPINGTTNEYFGNFQLMNIVGGSKVNLPYNLTGGELFLGRDMDYNKRLSANVSLTDQSILNRKDNVRYLNEESKLQNMIGFNYLKDEKGLSDLDFVGPNAKKFQNTTFFLQGKKPDGTSFTSKFQMTSDASIKDLLEKIGTEYGNTPNNKIVEVSINNQGQINIKDLTKGNQVIDFHMIGATAKIADVNSLTNTNINNASNAFNGINSMKDLKALKDANPNDFVITEFVKSSYTNLDGSKSNAFDYDKVNFKKEGKHVTGTVSQISRATGNYATDKTTLSEVAGTKNLYDGEKGKYNIDGQNIQMKIKSKSGVEYSVNIRLVGANANVAISHTRPNGTVVDYQAPIWDSKYNPVTNQTEGVRTPAKDVTFRQINDIIAMVASDNVPTVDTDYEEYQKGIKAAQGSVEVNMDHRGRIKVTDMQNANTSIEVGIFDNRNSDKFAGDSTGNTPATSQGVGSVFTFSANNGVTLDEPSVDIFADLDKMIEAVRLGQYRADANGPDPRNSGIQGAIERVDHIFDHVNKLHTKVGALSSSLKDTNLRAGILSVNVQTVKSEVIDADYGKTYMNLMQKVMSYQAMLQSVAKVNQLSLLNYM, from the coding sequence ATGCGAATTACAAACCAGATGATGAAATTTAATGATAACTACAACTATCAGACAAGCATGAGGGAGCTTCATAGACTAAACACTCAACTTTCAAGCGGTCTTAAGATACAAAATTCCTTTGAAGATAGCAGTATATATAATGACGGAATGAGGCTTGATTACGAAGTTGCAACTCTTAATCAAGTGAAAGACATTACATCAAAAGCTCATCATTTTTCTTTAAATACGGATAAAGCCTTGAAAGAATTTAAAGAAAAGCTTGAATTGTTTAAAACAAAGCTCGTTCAAGCAGGTAATCAGCATCACTCAAAGACCTCTAGAGAGGCTCTTGCAAACGATCTGCAAGGCATAAAAAATCATCTTGTAAATATTGCAAATACCTCAATCAATGGACAATTTTTGTTTTCGGGAAGCGCCATAAACACCAAGCCTATCAATGGAACTACTAATGAGTATTTTGGAAATTTTCAGCTTATGAACATAGTAGGGGGGTCGAAAGTAAATTTACCTTATAACCTAACCGGAGGAGAGCTGTTTTTAGGTAGGGATATGGATTATAACAAGCGATTAAGCGCTAATGTTTCGTTAACCGATCAGAGCATACTTAACAGGAAAGATAACGTAAGATACCTAAACGAAGAGAGTAAGCTTCAAAACATGATAGGCTTTAACTATCTAAAAGATGAAAAAGGGCTTTCAGATCTTGACTTCGTCGGACCAAATGCTAAGAAATTTCAAAATACGACCTTTTTTCTTCAAGGCAAAAAGCCTGACGGAACTTCATTTACAAGTAAATTCCAAATGACTTCCGATGCTTCCATAAAAGATCTGCTGGAAAAAATAGGCACCGAATACGGAAATACCCCGAATAATAAAATCGTAGAAGTAAGTATAAATAACCAAGGACAAATTAACATAAAAGATCTAACCAAAGGAAATCAGGTTATTGATTTTCATATGATAGGCGCTACGGCAAAGATTGCGGACGTAAATTCTTTAACTAATACAAATATAAACAACGCTTCCAATGCATTTAACGGCATTAATAGCATGAAAGACCTGAAAGCTCTTAAAGACGCCAATCCTAATGATTTTGTGATAACCGAATTTGTAAAGAGTAGTTACACAAATTTGGACGGCAGCAAGTCTAATGCTTTTGATTACGATAAAGTAAATTTTAAAAAGGAAGGAAAGCATGTAACAGGAACCGTTTCGCAGATTTCAAGGGCTACGGGTAATTATGCTACAGATAAGACGACTTTAAGTGAAGTTGCGGGAACTAAAAATTTGTATGACGGCGAAAAAGGCAAATACAATATCGACGGTCAAAATATACAAATGAAGATCAAATCAAAGAGCGGAGTAGAGTATTCGGTAAATATAAGGCTTGTAGGAGCTAATGCCAATGTAGCCATATCTCACACAAGGCCTAATGGAACGGTTGTGGATTATCAAGCTCCTATATGGGATAGTAAATATAACCCTGTTACAAATCAAACAGAAGGTGTTAGAACGCCTGCTAAAGACGTTACCTTTAGGCAGATAAATGATATCATAGCTATGGTTGCTAGCGATAACGTTCCTACCGTAGATACCGACTATGAAGAGTATCAAAAGGGTATAAAAGCGGCACAAGGAAGCGTTGAAGTAAATATGGATCATAGAGGCAGGATAAAAGTTACCGATATGCAAAATGCAAATACTTCTATAGAGGTTGGAATTTTTGATAATAGAAATTCGGATAAATTCGCAGGAGATAGCACCGGAAATACTCCTGCTACGTCTCAAGGCGTGGGCTCGGTCTTTACTTTTTCTGCAAATAACGGCGTTACTTTAGATGAGCCAAGCGTTGATATATTTGCCGATCTTGATAAGATGATAGAGGCTGTTAGGCTTGGGCAGTATAGGGCTGACGCAAACGGTCCTGATCCTAGAAACTCGGGAATCCAAGGAGCTATCGAAAGAGTAGATCACATCTTTGATCATGTAAATAAGCTTCATACGAAAGTAGGAGCACTTTCCAGTTCGCTAAAAGATACGAATTTAAGAGCGGGAATTCTCTCGGTAAACGTCCAGACGGTTAAGTCCGAAGTCATAGATGCCGACTACGGAAAAACCTATATGAATTTGATGCAAAAGGTAATGAGTTATCAAGCCATGCTTCAGTCGGTTGCAAAGGTAAATCAACTAAGTCTCTTAAACTATATGTAA
- a CDS encoding YaaA family protein — protein MKILFSPSEAKTAVKSTKFMSKDSFIFPNLYEKRIEILNTYNEFLKSASEDQILKLFGYKKSDEYGDLREDIFKRSVIKAVLRYDGVAYKHLDYRNLDKDAQNFIDKNVFIFSNLYGGILAGDEIAEYKLKQGEKINGLNIEKFYKDNFSKEIDKWISNEAVLDLRAGFYEKFYDIKVPFATFKFIKDGKVVSHYAKAYRGIVLKEVAKADIKTIEELGKLTINNLMLIDIKKSGLKNEFLVEIL, from the coding sequence ATGAAAATTTTGTTTTCCCCAAGCGAAGCTAAAACCGCCGTCAAATCTACGAAATTTATGAGCAAAGATAGCTTTATATTCCCAAATTTATATGAAAAAAGAATAGAAATTTTAAACACTTATAATGAATTTTTAAAATCCGCTTCAGAAGATCAAATTTTAAAGCTATTTGGATATAAAAAGAGCGATGAGTACGGTGATCTAAGAGAAGATATTTTTAAAAGAAGCGTTATAAAAGCAGTCTTAAGATATGACGGAGTTGCGTATAAACATTTAGATTATAGGAATTTAGATAAAGACGCTCAAAATTTCATAGATAAAAACGTGTTTATATTTTCAAATTTATATGGCGGCATACTGGCAGGCGATGAAATAGCAGAATACAAACTAAAACAGGGCGAAAAAATAAACGGACTAAATATAGAGAAATTTTACAAAGATAACTTCTCAAAAGAAATTGACAAATGGATAAGTAATGAAGCGGTTTTAGACCTTCGCGCGGGATTTTACGAAAAATTTTATGACATTAAAGTTCCTTTTGCGACTTTTAAATTTATAAAAGACGGTAAAGTCGTTAGTCATTATGCGAAAGCATACCGAGGAATAGTGCTAAAAGAGGTTGCCAAAGCAGATATAAAAACGATTGAAGAACTTGGAAAACTAACGATAAATAACTTAATGCTAATTGATATCAAAAAAAGCGGTCTTAAAAACGAATTTTTGGTGGAAATTTTATAA
- a CDS encoding HU family DNA-binding protein: MKKAEFIQAVADKAGLSKKDSLKVVDATLETIKEALTAGGSVSFIGFGTFSTADRAARKARVPGTKKVIDVPASKAVKFKVGKKLKEAVVAGAGKKGKKK; the protein is encoded by the coding sequence ATGAAAAAAGCTGAATTTATTCAAGCTGTTGCCGACAAGGCTGGTCTTTCTAAAAAAGATTCTCTAAAAGTTGTTGACGCTACCTTAGAGACAATCAAAGAGGCGCTTACTGCTGGTGGCAGCGTTAGCTTTATAGGTTTTGGAACTTTTAGTACAGCTGATAGAGCTGCTAGAAAAGCAAGAGTTCCTGGAACAAAAAAAGTAATCGATGTTCCTGCTAGCAAAGCTGTTAAATTTAAAGTTGGTAAAAAACTTAAAGAGGCTGTTGTAGCAGGTGCCGGCAAAAAAGGCAAAAAGAAATAA
- a CDS encoding EamA family transporter translates to MNKLVFVTLLWAFSFSLIGEFLAGRVDSYFAAFSRVVLALLVFLPFMKFEAKNAAIYAKITLIGAIQIGAMYIFYYNSFLYLSVPEVALFTIFTPFYVSVVYDLFAKRLRPLYLLSVAVAVLGAFIIKYGGINSNFWLGFLMVQGANLCFGVGQSAYKFLLEDKGFNEQKGLFGWFFVGACLVTGFAFGMFGNFEKISLDMTQSLVLLWLGIGASGLGYFMWNKGACEVDSGTLAIMNNALIPAAIIVNLVFWHKDADIVRLIIGGAVIYISLLVHNKIITYYERKSVA, encoded by the coding sequence GTGAATAAACTTGTTTTTGTAACGTTGCTTTGGGCTTTTAGTTTTAGTTTGATAGGGGAGTTTTTAGCAGGCAGGGTAGATAGCTATTTTGCGGCATTTTCGCGTGTTGTTTTGGCGCTTTTAGTCTTTTTGCCTTTTATGAAATTTGAGGCAAAAAATGCCGCCATATACGCTAAAATCACACTTATCGGAGCTATTCAAATAGGAGCTATGTATATTTTTTACTATAACTCATTTTTATATCTAAGTGTGCCTGAAGTAGCGCTTTTTACGATATTTACACCTTTTTATGTGAGCGTGGTTTATGATCTTTTCGCTAAGCGCTTGCGACCGCTTTATCTACTTAGCGTTGCGGTTGCGGTTTTGGGAGCTTTTATTATCAAATACGGCGGTATAAATAGTAACTTTTGGCTTGGATTTTTAATGGTTCAGGGTGCGAATTTATGCTTTGGCGTTGGACAGAGTGCGTATAAATTTTTACTTGAAGATAAAGGATTTAACGAACAAAAGGGTCTTTTTGGCTGGTTTTTTGTAGGAGCTTGCTTGGTAACGGGATTTGCGTTTGGCATGTTTGGAAATTTTGAGAAAATTTCACTTGATATGACTCAGTCTTTAGTGCTTCTATGGCTTGGAATCGGAGCTAGCGGGCTTGGATACTTTATGTGGAACAAAGGTGCGTGCGAGGTTGATAGCGGCACTTTGGCAATCATGAATAACGCGCTCATACCTGCTGCGATTATTGTAAATTTAGTATTTTGGCATAAAGACGCAGACATTGTTCGTCTTATCATTGGCGGAGCGGTCATATATATCTCACTTTTGGTTCACAATAAAATAATTACTTATTATGAAAGAAAAAGCGTGGCCTAA
- a CDS encoding thiamine phosphate synthase yields the protein MFELICVTNRRLSSDFLGYLSRIVSKKKPNAIILRERDLSECEYENLALEVLKITRNSETKLVLHTHLDVALRLGVKNLHLPFSEFVKFNESKNKRDLAKSANLTIGVSVHSLDEAIVAQNLGASYVIAGHIFKTKSHESAPPRGLEFLKEICANLNINTYAIGGINFKNLSLIKDVGASGACMMREFLKFGQQTAGS from the coding sequence ATGTTTGAGCTCATTTGCGTTACAAATAGGCGCTTAAGTAGCGATTTTTTAGGCTATTTATCGCGCATAGTTAGCAAAAAAAAGCCAAATGCTATCATCCTTAGAGAAAGGGACTTAAGTGAGTGCGAATATGAAAATTTGGCTTTAGAGGTGCTAAAAATAACTAGAAATTCTGAGACTAAGCTCGTTTTGCATACGCATTTAGATGTCGCTTTAAGGCTTGGAGTTAAAAATTTGCACCTTCCTTTTAGTGAATTTGTGAAATTTAACGAGTCAAAAAACAAACGAGATTTAGCTAAAAGCGCAAATTTAACTATCGGAGTTTCGGTTCATTCTCTTGACGAAGCCATTGTGGCCCAAAATTTAGGTGCAAGTTATGTCATAGCGGGACATATCTTTAAAACCAAAAGTCATGAGAGTGCGCCGCCTAGAGGGCTAGAATTTTTAAAAGAAATTTGTGCAAATTTAAACATCAACACATACGCTATCGGCGGGATAAATTTCAAAAATTTAAGCCTTATAAAGGATGTTGGGGCTAGCGGAGCTTGTATGATGAGGGAGTTTTTGAAATTTGGCCAACAGACGGCGGGAAGCTAG